One Nodosilinea sp. FACHB-141 DNA segment encodes these proteins:
- a CDS encoding B12-binding domain-containing radical SAM protein yields the protein MNILLVYPRFPQSFWSFDKTLELVGLKAQLPPLGLVTVAAILPQTWDYKLVDRNVREVRDDEWRWADIVIISAMIVHRVDFLDAVQTAKRYGKLVAVGGPYPTAIPQESEAAGADFLVLDEGEITLPMFVEAVERGDRSGTFRSGGEKPDVTSTPVPRYDLLEMDAYAEMSVQFSRGCPFQCEFCDIIVLYGRKPRTKDPEQLLAELQCLYDLGWRRSIFMVDDNFIGNKRNVKLLLKAMKPWMEEHGYPFSFATEASVDLAQDPELMQMMVDCNFGTVFLGIETPDDESLNMTKKFQNMRDPLSESVISIAQAGLRVMAGLIVGFDGEKSGAGRRIYEFVEQTAIPTALVSMLQALPDTALSHRLEKEGRLLSKSADINQTTLMNFVPTRPIEEITEEYIQVFWDLYDPLTVLNRTFRHFLMLGEAQKRNYKNRTTSAGAPDVNWVTIRAFLIVVWRQGVLRKTRLRFWINLAIMLWRYPAVAANYISVCAQAEHFIDFRQLVRQNIEEQLAAYLEAKKLTDQTAATTASVESVAMPVS from the coding sequence ATGAATATTCTTTTGGTTTATCCACGCTTTCCTCAAAGCTTTTGGTCGTTTGACAAAACGCTAGAGCTGGTTGGGCTGAAAGCGCAGTTGCCCCCCTTAGGGCTAGTGACCGTAGCGGCGATTTTGCCCCAAACCTGGGACTACAAGCTGGTAGACCGCAACGTGCGGGAAGTGCGCGACGACGAGTGGCGCTGGGCCGACATTGTCATCATCTCGGCGATGATCGTCCACCGCGTAGATTTTTTAGACGCCGTACAGACCGCTAAGCGCTACGGCAAGCTGGTGGCGGTGGGCGGCCCTTACCCCACCGCCATTCCCCAAGAATCTGAAGCCGCCGGAGCTGATTTTCTGGTGCTCGACGAAGGGGAAATTACTCTGCCCATGTTTGTGGAGGCAGTGGAACGAGGCGATCGCAGCGGCACCTTCCGCTCTGGCGGCGAGAAGCCCGATGTCACCAGCACCCCCGTGCCCCGCTATGACCTGCTCGAGATGGACGCCTACGCCGAGATGTCGGTGCAGTTCTCTCGCGGCTGCCCCTTCCAGTGCGAGTTTTGCGACATCATCGTGCTCTACGGCCGCAAGCCCCGCACCAAAGACCCCGAGCAGTTGCTAGCCGAGCTGCAATGCCTCTACGACCTGGGCTGGCGGCGCAGCATTTTCATGGTCGACGACAATTTTATCGGCAACAAGCGCAACGTCAAACTGCTGCTCAAAGCCATGAAACCTTGGATGGAGGAGCACGGCTATCCCTTCTCCTTTGCCACCGAGGCCTCGGTAGACCTGGCCCAAGATCCAGAACTGATGCAGATGATGGTCGATTGCAACTTCGGCACCGTCTTTTTGGGCATTGAAACCCCTGATGACGAAAGCCTCAACATGACCAAAAAGTTTCAGAACATGCGCGACCCCCTCTCGGAGTCGGTGATCTCCATCGCCCAGGCGGGGCTGCGGGTCATGGCCGGGCTGATCGTTGGTTTCGACGGCGAAAAGTCTGGGGCCGGTCGGCGCATCTACGAATTCGTTGAGCAGACCGCCATCCCCACCGCGCTGGTGAGCATGCTGCAAGCCCTGCCCGACACCGCTCTTTCTCACCGCTTAGAGAAAGAAGGTCGCCTGCTGAGCAAGAGCGCCGACATCAACCAGACTACCCTGATGAACTTCGTGCCCACCCGGCCCATCGAAGAAATCACCGAAGAATATATCCAGGTGTTTTGGGATCTCTACGACCCGCTGACGGTGCTTAACCGCACTTTCCGCCACTTCTTGATGCTGGGGGAGGCCCAAAAGCGCAACTACAAAAACCGCACTACTTCTGCCGGTGCCCCCGATGTCAACTGGGTCACCATTCGCGCCTTTTTAATTGTGGTGTGGCGGCAGGGCGTGCTGCGCAAAACCCGCCTGCGATTTTGGATCAACCTGGCCATTATGCTGTGGCGTTACCCGGCGGTGGCCGCCAACTACATATCGGTGTGTGCCCAGGCCGAGCACTTCATCGACTTTCGCCAGCTCGTGCGGCAGAATATTGAAGAGCAGCTGGCGGCTTACCTGGAAGCCAAAAAGCTCACCGATCAGACAGCGGCAACGACCGCATCGGTTGAATCTGTTGCTATGCCTGTCAGCTAG
- a CDS encoding ATP-dependent DNA helicase RecQ → MAEQSVAWARVLQAFQQIWGYSDFRPPQDAIVKALLNRQDILVVLPTGGGKSVCFQLPALLQSGLTLVVSPLVALMENQVQELHDKALPAATLHSQLPPPVRHRTLRALERQELRLLYVSPETLLSPPVWERLCQPKLRLNGIILDEAHCLVQWGETFRPAYRRLGTVRKALLDCRPDGSTLPIAAFTATADPVAQTVLREVLQLQSPQVVRLNPHRPNLNLRVKAVVSEGQRKGVLKRYLQQHSNQAGLVYVRTRKDSEAIAQQLGDRYRVAPYHAGLSSRDRRQIEADWMADKLQFVVCTSAFGMGVNKQSTRWVVHYQAPCTITEYVQEVGRAGRDGNAAEALTLVSEPTGWLEPGDRQRAKFFEAQTQALQQKAQRLVTQIPLEGDVRDISQQFEHGAISLSWLHSVGQLEWVSPFQYQLIGRAEQPVRSQESASQQMHQFLHSRQCRWQALLVAFGFRSEAQRLGGCGHCDNCHSPAKTRRSSAN, encoded by the coding sequence ATGGCAGAACAGTCCGTGGCCTGGGCCAGGGTGCTCCAGGCGTTTCAGCAGATTTGGGGCTATAGCGACTTTCGCCCACCCCAAGATGCGATCGTCAAGGCATTGCTCAATCGTCAAGATATTTTGGTCGTGCTGCCCACCGGTGGCGGAAAATCGGTTTGCTTTCAATTACCGGCGCTGCTGCAGTCGGGCCTGACGCTGGTGGTTTCGCCCCTGGTAGCGCTCATGGAAAACCAGGTGCAAGAGCTGCACGACAAAGCCCTGCCCGCTGCCACCCTCCACAGTCAGCTGCCACCGCCCGTTCGCCACCGCACCCTCAGGGCGCTAGAACGTCAAGAATTGCGGCTGCTCTACGTTTCGCCTGAGACCTTGCTCAGCCCACCCGTCTGGGAACGGCTCTGCCAACCGAAACTCCGGCTCAATGGCATAATTTTGGATGAAGCCCACTGCCTGGTGCAATGGGGTGAAACTTTTCGCCCCGCCTATCGCCGCTTGGGGACGGTGAGAAAAGCGCTGCTGGACTGCCGCCCAGATGGTAGCACCCTGCCCATTGCGGCCTTTACTGCCACCGCCGACCCTGTGGCCCAAACCGTTTTACGCGAGGTGCTACAGCTTCAGTCGCCTCAGGTGGTGCGGCTTAATCCCCACCGTCCTAATTTAAATCTGCGAGTGAAGGCTGTGGTCAGCGAGGGCCAGCGCAAGGGCGTGTTAAAGCGCTACCTTCAGCAGCACTCCAACCAGGCGGGGTTAGTCTATGTGCGCACTCGCAAAGATAGCGAGGCGATCGCCCAGCAGTTGGGCGATCGCTATCGGGTAGCGCCATACCACGCCGGGTTGAGCAGCCGCGATCGCCGCCAAATTGAGGCCGACTGGATGGCTGACAAACTTCAATTTGTGGTCTGCACCTCGGCCTTTGGCATGGGCGTTAACAAACAGTCAACTCGCTGGGTTGTCCACTACCAAGCTCCTTGCACCATTACCGAGTACGTGCAGGAAGTAGGAAGAGCCGGACGCGATGGCAACGCCGCCGAGGCCCTGACCCTGGTGAGCGAGCCGACGGGCTGGCTGGAGCCGGGCGATCGCCAACGGGCGAAATTCTTTGAGGCTCAAACCCAGGCCCTACAGCAAAAAGCCCAGCGCCTGGTGACCCAAATTCCGCTTGAGGGAGACGTGCGCGACATTAGCCAGCAGTTTGAGCACGGGGCCATTTCCCTATCGTGGCTGCACAGCGTCGGCCAGTTAGAGTGGGTGAGCCCGTTTCAGTACCAGCTCATTGGCCGGGCAGAGCAACCGGTGCGATCGCAGGAGTCAGCCAGCCAGCAGATGCATCAATTCCTCCACAGCCGTCAATGTCGCTGGCAGGCTCTGCTCGTAGCCTTTGGTTTTCGCAGCGAGGCGCAGCGCTTAGGGGGGTGTGGACATTGCGACAACTGTCATTCTCCGGCCAAAACTCGTCGGTCGTCAGCGAACTAA